The Juglans microcarpa x Juglans regia isolate MS1-56 chromosome 2D, Jm3101_v1.0, whole genome shotgun sequence DNA window tttttttttcattttttttcttctttctttccataGATACTCCCAAGAGATTGTCTCTTACCTTAAAAGTCAAACTTCATGCTAGAGTCTAAATACTTGAAAGAGTATCTCCTCCAAACACAAATTTGCACAACCCTTTGatatgtctattttttttcatcttttttcacaataattagagcaatgatttatatatatatatatatatatatataaggactTCATAGATAGATCCGTGTAaggtgtttgtcttttttcgCAATGATTAAGCACtgactttttctatatggatcaacgATTTATGTTTGGAAAGTGGAAATCTCTTGCGTATTAGGTTtaactagtattagtcaatttaaggCATAGACTCCTCCTTTGATAAgcaacttttaaataattatggaatataataataaagaatgtGAAAATAAGTTCCTCACAGTGCATTATACTTTGACTTTGTCAAGATGAACCATAAGGTTAAGATACACAAAATTGAATGCACAAAATAGAGAGATACTTCAGTTCAAGGAATGAAAGTGTGAGGATCCGAGTACTTAAGACTTGACACACCAAGCATGCCCTTTGCTCAACTAAACAAAATTCAAGCTGAGATACAAACTAGAAAAATAGAAGACAACTCaattaaaccaaataaaatgagatgcaaaaaaataaaataatgtgaaatGCATGTCCTAAACTAATTATATGCAAGGAATGCAAGAACATGCAATTGGACCTATCAATTAATGTGACACAGCATCTTCTTTGACTACCcactttgttttaaattttgaggtcaTCTCTGCATCATCACAACTTTTTGTGGTCTTATCCTTGTTGCCAAGATAAAATTTAGACAATTCACATACCTTAACACTTATAGTGTTTATTTGTTAGCTTAACTCTTAGACTTGATTTCCAAGtgtctttacatttttttttttattttctttcatctctatttttctGTATTTTACTCAAATTAAAGTAATGTGGCCTTATATGGCCAAAAATACCACAATGATGACAAGTAGAAATAAACTTACCTTCGAACTTACTTTGATTAATCTTCCTTGACGTTGATCTTTCATAAGAGGCTCTCAGAATGTTAGATTTTGACACAGTTTTTTTTGGAGCATCCTCACATTGGcttcctttaataaaataatacgtTTTGATGAAGTGACAGAGGATAATGAGCTTTGAAGTTCTTTGCTGTGGGAAGTCATGTATCTCAAACCCATGTGATCACAGCTAGAATTTTTGAAAGCTCaacatctcatttaatttctgagttgcagtttttttttttttttttttggtattctTGAACTTTTTCCAATTCCTTTTCAAGTACTCCTTGTTGAGTATATAACTCTGATACTTCAATTTCAGATATCTTTAGTGCCTCAGATAGGTTACTCTTCTCATTTTCCACAGCTGTGAGCTTTTTATATagctttttatttaatttttgcaatTTGACTACTTCCTCACATAGATCATTGTAGGGTTCTTGTAAACTTAGCTCATAATCAACCACAACTAGAGCAACCTCTGAATcactatcatcatcatcactttcAGATTTGGTTAGATTAACATCAGAAAATTCACTAACAACAGCAGAGAAGGCTATAAATGAAGTTTTATCCTCAGATGATGAactgaaattttcaaaatcagaaCCGTTACTAAGTGTGGCGTTAAGAGCTTTTCATTTGGTTCTTTTAAAGTTTGGACACTTAATTCTTATGTGACTATAACTTGAGCATTCATGACACTTAAGTTTATCTTTTTGCTCAAATTTATCTTtgttctatttttcaaaatcactcTTTTTAGCAGAAAATTCCTTACCTCTCTTTTACTTTCCATTTGTTCTCTTGTTAAATAAGAATTTACTGAATTTCCTTGCAATGAAATCTATATCCTCatcattcatattttttttatcaaaaaaacatcttgattttctttcacaattttgaaAGCAATGAACttacatttttttgtttgaggaaGAGATGACTCATATGTTTGTAAGGAGCCAACTAGTTCTTCAACCTTAATAGCAtccaaatccttttttttttttttcaatagttGTAACTCTTGGATGAAATCTTTCAGACAATCTTAAAATCTTTCTCACGACCCTTAAATCCTCCACATTCTCGTTGAGATTAAACCTTGAATTCAAAATATCGTTAAGTTTAGTAtagaaatcattaaaactttcatctttcaacatcttaatcttttcaatttttaaggttagcaattataattttgaatttttttacaatccTTGTCCCCTCATGTTTAATCTCCAAGATATCCCAAACTTCTTTAGCAATCTCACTCATTGAGGTGATCTCATCTCTTATCCAAACATCAAtagtttctcaaatttaatCCATCATCGCTCAACTGCATACCACACATGTTCATCCAATGGCTTGAGGAAAACTCTCATACGAACTttccaatatatatagttttctcCATCAAAGTGTGGCGGGATATATAACAACGACGACATGATATACAGGGGCACAGATCACACTCGAATGAGTTAACCActctctgatgccaattgaaattacccaagtactcCTGTATCACAACGAAAATAtttaccaattcactcaacaaattggttagtctttaagcatgtaattaatttaataattaaacaataacatagaataaataaaatgcgTAACACTAATTTTGGTTACGAAAGAAaaacccgttgaagaactcTATGGAGCAGCCAAAActaaagtcaattttattaggtgaaaatcaattacaagtaactttccaattacaaaacttttgtaaCTAAACTCTTACTTGCCCAGACGAACGACTCGTTTGTTTTCTActgcagtagcagccagaacctctagTGATCTTCAACGTATCGACTTCCCTCTTACAACTCGAATGGCTAAATTTAGTCACTTCAACTCCGACCCAGAGTATGCACTTActcaaagaaagaaagggaaaaaaaaacaataaaaaatccttcacaagaattCTCTCACACTCAAGCACTTGGACCTCTCTCCAATCTCCAAGCTCTAAAAAATAACTGACCAAAAATCACTTCCCTCAATCGAAATCCTCATTTAAATAATCTACTAAGTATTTGATTTGCAGTATGACTCTATTGACGGATTGAATATATTAGGAATTTGAGGCACAGTAAGAATTTGCTGATGGGAAGACTTTGTTGGGAACGAGTTTGCTGACGCTTCTGTTGACACCaggcactaaatcttctcaacGGATATAGTTTCCATTCAACTGGATAATTTTAGCTAGACTCATTGAATTTGGGATACACACACtcttaacttatctaaaacattatctaataatttctaatacacttcaaatatttatagataaaatcaaaGTGATTTATATTCATCCAACTTATAAAgcatcaaataatttttatctatctaGTCACTTAGTCCTAACCAAAATCTTACACTTACAGTTATGAATTAAATAGAATATGGTACTAAAGACATTCATGTGTTCCTTGTCACAGAGTGTAACGAGCAGTAGTAGTTCAGCTTCGAAACCTACACTATCAACCACATCATCCTCCATGTACCCTAAAAGAAACCTCGATATCCCTAAAAATGCCTCCAAACAAATTGAGATACCACTCGATTGTCCAGCCTACGACCAGACACAAACTTGTCCTTCAAACTACCCAAACATCCTCGACCCCAAAGAATATCGCGACCATTCATCAGCCCTCACGTGTCCAGACTACTTCCGTTGGATCCACGAAGATCTACGGCCCTGGGCCCACACAGGGATCACAAGGGAGATGTTGGAGAGAGCTAAAACGACATCCACTTTTAGGCTGATCATAGTGGAGGGGAAGGTTTACGTGGAGAAATATCGTAGAGCGTTTCAGACAAGAGATGTTTTTACGCTGTGGGGGATCTTACAGATGCTACGGAGGAATCCAGGGAAAGTGCCAAACTTGGAGCTTATGTTTGATTGTGGCGATGAACCGACGATCAGGAAAAGCAATTATCAAGGGCCCAATGCCACGTGCCCACCGCCCCTCTTTCGTTATTGTGGGACTGATGATAAACTGGATATTCCTTTCCCAGATTGGTCCTTTTGGGGATGGTAAGATTATCATAagatcttttcttcttcttttttctctttttacttttaaacgaatgtaaatcaaatattaataatagCATTAATATTTAATGGAATGAAATTTAATGGCCGGGCAGTAGCTCCAGCAAGTAGATCGAGCCACCCCCGGCCCATGTTCCTAAAATGTTACGTGgtatatatgtgttttttttttttttttaaatatatatatatatatatatattggattttAGAAATTCTCAGGACCAAACTTCAGATATTTAAGCAAAATGCAGGGGCTAACTTTTAAGTTTCAGCAGAAATATAAATGtagaaaatttcaaactttatataaaaataaaatagggtAAATATAGATTTTTGGGGAGTCAAGAGatgctttaaaaaattataatgaatatagatatttatttttttaaaatagggaAACTACAGTGGATAATCTTAGCTTATAGGAGGAATTAAATTTCTAGAAATACAGTTTTTATTTGGTGACATTTAATTAATTCCCTGAAAAGTCCTTAATTAAATGGTACCGCTCATCATGTGTAGGCCTGAGATCAATATAAAGCCTTGGGAAATATTGTTGAAGGACATAGAAGAAGGAAACAAGAAGAAACGATGGATGGATAGGGAACCATATGCTTACTGGAAGGGTAATCCGGAGGTTTCTCTATCGAGGCATCAGCTCCTCAAATGTAATGTCTCGGACACTCAGGATTGGAATGCTCGCATATATGTCcaggtaacttttttttttttttttcctacttttaTTTGTGAGATGAATATGAACCGAAggaacaaacaaaagaaaagaactgtattttgggttttttttttttacacaccAAAGCATATTTTACACGTCAAAacaattcttttttatcttttagaataattttcataaaataatttatatgtatatttaaaaaataaaaaatcacaagaaAATCCCGACAAGCAATTAAATAAGAGTAAAGggttgtacaaatcattttccctGAGGAAAAGAGAGCAACAACAAAGAAGAGCAACGATGTGTTGTCACTTGTGACTAATAACACAAAGTAGGTGGCAACTTTCCCTTATATATTACGGCACCCATTTGCAGGATTGGAAGCGAGAATCACGGGAAGGGTACAAGCAATCGGACTTGGCTAGCCAATGCACTCATAGgtactgaaaaataaaaatttcccaCTGCCTTTCTGCTTTTGTGGGTGGCACGAGTTTTTAGTTtcagtacctttttttttttttttaataacactAACGAATTATGCATCTTTTTTAGTAACACTAATGAATtatgcatctatatatttatataatatgactTTAAATTAGGTTAcattgtttgtaaaaaaaaataaataaattaggttgcattagattatatatatctaaaaatttgaatatctatgaacagtatttttataaatttgaagatgcattgaTCACTCtctaaatcttattttattattatttaacttaaaaatgcataatctaatgttaaagtttttcttgatattcaaaataaatttctaaaagaTATGATTTTGCTTATGCATATAGAGAAATCAAGCTAGTGCTCTTAGCATGTATAatttttgtacacttatttaagaaaaaaaaaagttataatattaaaaaataatttttttatatgagttttataattattcatttttttaaaaagagtatacCAAGAGttgcaaaattcaaaattgtgaaGATCATCTCTCTTGTTTACTATATTCCATGTATGCTCACTTTATCATCCATGTCCTTTCACCTTAACGATTTCTCTTCGTTTCTTCCTGTCATACATATATGCAGGTATAAGATTTATATTGAGGGCATTGCCTGGTCTGTGAGTGAAAAGTACATTCTTGCCTGCGATTCTGTTAGCTTACTGGTAAAGCCCCACTATCATGATTTCTTCACGAGAAGTTTGATGCCATTGCACCACTACTGGCCTGCAAGGGATGATGACAAGTGCAGATCTATTGCGTTTGCTGTCGACTGGGGCAACACCCACAAACaaaaggtatatatatttataaaagaaattgatagttacagtcgtgaatgTGTAAATGCtgcacaattattttgaaaaaaatgaatatatacaggactcatatgaaaaaaaatattaattttttaatagtagaccatattattttttaaagctaTTGCGCGACGCTTGCATACTCTACGActgcatatagcattactcgtattatatattattattattacttgagCTTGTTGATGAGCAGATCATGTCAAATTATGCGTAGTAGTTCCTTAATTCACAATGTTTTAATACTTAAAGTGAAAGCTTTGTTTAAGTTTTACGTTAGCCCTCGTGTACGTGCATAGGAATCATGGTGCATGTAGAGGATAAAATTTCGAGGAAGAATTGAATTTTCGGCCCATTTTTTGGTCAACTTTGATTGCATGTTTCATACTTCTCTTATTAATAACTTGCGCTTAATTATTCTTGGATTATTCAGGCGAAAGGAATTGGGAAGGCAGCCACTAAATTCGTTCAAGAGGAGCTGAAGATGGAATATGTCTATGATTACATGTTTCATCTTTTGAATGAGTATGCTAAGCTATTAACATTCAATCCCATTAGACCTGCAAATGCTGTTGAACTCTGTGCAGAGACAATAGCTTGCCCAGCACAAGGATTGCAGAAGAAATTCTTTATGGAATCAATGGTAAAAGGCCCCACATACTCAAGTCCATGCACCATGCCTCCTCCATATGATGCCTCGTCTCTTCATGCTTTCTTGAAGAGAAAGGAAAGCTCAATAAAACAAGTGGAATTATGGGAGGATAATTTTTGGGTAAATCGTACCAAGCAGTCTTAGAAGGTTTCTTCTTCAGTTTATAGGCATTATACTCGTGAGGATTCACAATTCCTAGAAATATTAGACAGGCAAcattaaatcataaatgagTCCATGTTGGTATCTTTTAATAGATAgtattaattgtaatttttcttaCCATGACCGTTGCTTTTCTATAGATGTTTTGTCAAGGAAGATttacctcatttgtttttacagatgagatgaaatgagttaagataaaagttgaaagttaaataaaatactattaaaatatatttttgtaatattatttttgttttaaaatttgaaaaatttgaattgtttattttattttgtgtgtgaatttaaaaaagttataatgattagatgaaatgatataagaATGGTTGGGAAAACAAACGAGTTATACATTTCAAAGTGAATTAACCGAGCAACAATAAAATCTTTATACGTTTACTTACTCTTAATGGATACGGAAAAATAATATAGccgtttgaatttttttttttttatttttgaacttttaaaaaaaaaatattaatgttactcatcatctcaattctaaaaaaaaaaaatatatatatatatatatatatatatatgggtgttTAAGGGGTATTAAAAAGTTGGTTGCTTTTATTCTCATTAATTCCCTATTGCCATTTTACAGTCTCCTTTCCATTCTGGCGTTTTTTCTTTCGGTACGAATTAGAGCAAAATCAATAGAAAATGGAATTTTGAATTAGattttgagagtattttttagGCAAAAGAGTGGTGTTCTTTTAGTTGAGCTTTGATTTCAAGCACTTGTGCATATCAGTAGGTTTGAGTTACGACGATCAGTTGACTTGTTGTATTCTAGAAGAGATAAGTCAAAAGAAGGTTTGATGCACcagttaaattaaaattttgtataccatagagagtttgaattttctTTAAGAGAGCGAGATTTTCGTATCTCGGTCCTGGTTTCATTTGAATGTTAttcattgtaatttttgttatattactGTGCATTTCACTAATAGTCCACACTATATCAAAGcgtcacaaaaataaataaaaataaaaataaaaataaatctggtattttgatttttgcgtgttaatatttttatctctcTATAGGTTTTATCATTCAATCTGGATAGCGAATTGGAGAGAATTTCACTTCAtaaggtaaatattatatataatgtaatgtTCAGATATAGCTAGATTATGCATttccttacatatatatatatatatatatatatatatatatatatatataagcccaCATAATAAATGAACCACTATTTGAGAAGTTATTTCTGAAATACATGGGCTTTCCCTTTCTAACCAAATTCGTAAAGTTCCTATGTAAAGAAACCTCCAATAACTAATGGACCAACCAAAACTATAACATCATATTAATTCTGACAATTTTGATTGGGCATGCAGCTAACTCAATGGCAG harbors:
- the LOC121248449 gene encoding O-glucosyltransferase rumi homolog; this translates as MNVWRLYMKSAAGSSGILLISFVLLLGCSSVFIGLSDVAHSVTSSSSSASKPTLSTTSSSMYPKRNLDIPKNASKQIEIPLDCPAYDQTQTCPSNYPNILDPKEYRDHSSALTCPDYFRWIHEDLRPWAHTGITREMLERAKTTSTFRLIIVEGKVYVEKYRRAFQTRDVFTLWGILQMLRRNPGKVPNLELMFDCGDEPTIRKSNYQGPNATCPPPLFRYCGTDDKLDIPFPDWSFWGWPEINIKPWEILLKDIEEGNKKKRWMDREPYAYWKGNPEVSLSRHQLLKCNVSDTQDWNARIYVQDWKRESREGYKQSDLASQCTHRYKIYIEGIAWSVSEKYILACDSVSLLVKPHYHDFFTRSLMPLHHYWPARDDDKCRSIAFAVDWGNTHKQKAKGIGKAATKFVQEELKMEYVYDYMFHLLNEYAKLLTFNPIRPANAVELCAETIACPAQGLQKKFFMESMVKGPTYSSPCTMPPPYDASSLHAFLKRKESSIKQVELWEDNFWVNRTKQS